A portion of the Edaphobacter lichenicola genome contains these proteins:
- a CDS encoding MarR family winged helix-turn-helix transcriptional regulator, with protein sequence MRIEAFLQQSPVFQANRIARRMDASLNLILQNEEVTLLEALVLAAIFFEKRGQIKPSALAEAFQTTRGNVSHCISSLEAKGLVQRQIDHDDARAVQLVLRPLGRKRAVRVVGILDRMQRRFEDGIGAAKLETMLAQMTAVEELCTRMAAAGR encoded by the coding sequence ATGCGGATAGAAGCGTTTTTGCAGCAGAGCCCCGTCTTTCAGGCTAATCGAATCGCACGGAGGATGGATGCTTCTCTCAATCTCATCTTGCAGAACGAAGAGGTGACTCTGCTTGAAGCGCTGGTGCTCGCCGCAATCTTCTTCGAGAAGCGCGGGCAGATCAAGCCGTCGGCCTTAGCGGAGGCGTTCCAGACGACGCGGGGTAATGTGAGTCATTGCATCTCGTCGCTGGAGGCAAAGGGCCTGGTGCAGCGCCAGATCGACCATGACGATGCTCGTGCGGTGCAGCTGGTGCTGCGGCCACTGGGCAGGAAACGTGCAGTGCGCGTGGTGGGGATTCTCGATCGAATGCAACGGCGCTTCGAAGATGGGATCGGCGCGGCAAAGCTAGAGACCATGCTCGCGCAGATGACGGCGGTGGAGGAGCTTTGTACACGGATGGCTGCTGCCGGACGCTGA
- a CDS encoding OsmC family protein, translating to MIAETVWTKEMEFEGHSESGHNLVFDAGARHANGPSPMEAVLMALCSCTSVDVVSILKKKREPLTRLTVSATAEQSAAPPRVFTRIMLTYLIGGAVSKKAAEDAVELSKNKYCSVSKMLEKAAQIDFRIEYANDPGVDVSS from the coding sequence ATGATTGCCGAGACAGTTTGGACGAAGGAGATGGAGTTTGAAGGGCACTCCGAAAGTGGTCACAACCTCGTCTTCGATGCCGGTGCCCGGCACGCCAACGGCCCTTCCCCAATGGAGGCGGTGCTGATGGCTCTTTGCAGTTGCACATCCGTCGACGTCGTTTCGATCCTCAAAAAGAAGCGCGAGCCCCTGACCAGGCTTACTGTGTCTGCAACCGCTGAACAGTCGGCTGCGCCGCCTCGGGTGTTTACGAGGATTATGCTGACTTACCTGATTGGCGGTGCGGTCTCAAAGAAGGCTGCCGAAGATGCGGTTGAACTCTCTAAGAATAAGTACTGTTCGGTCTCGAAGATGCTGGAGAAGGCCGCCCAGATCGACTTCAGGATCGAATACGCGAACGATCCTGGCGTGGACGTCTCAAGCTAG